In the Streptomyces fradiae ATCC 10745 = DSM 40063 genome, one interval contains:
- a CDS encoding histidine phosphatase family protein, giving the protein MSATGGGRGRRIVLWRHGQTSWNLERRFQGSTDIELTATGLAQARRAARLLAALKPDAIIASDLKRAAATAAELAAITGHPVTHDAALRETYAGVWQGLTHEEILARHGDEYRAWKRGEPVRRGGGELETEVADRAAPLVLEHAAKVPEDGTLVVVSHGGTIRTTIGRLLGLAPHSWESLGGLSNCCWSVLGEGARGWRLLEHNAGTLPEPVLGDDD; this is encoded by the coding sequence CTGAGCGCCACCGGGGGCGGCAGGGGCCGCCGCATCGTCCTCTGGCGCCACGGCCAGACCTCCTGGAACCTGGAGCGCCGCTTCCAGGGCAGCACCGACATCGAACTGACGGCGACGGGGCTCGCCCAGGCACGTCGGGCCGCCCGGCTGCTCGCCGCCCTCAAGCCGGACGCGATCATCGCCTCCGACCTGAAGCGGGCCGCGGCCACGGCCGCCGAGCTCGCCGCGATCACCGGCCATCCGGTCACCCACGACGCCGCGCTCCGCGAGACGTACGCGGGCGTCTGGCAGGGGCTCACGCACGAGGAGATCCTCGCCCGCCACGGCGACGAGTACCGCGCGTGGAAGCGCGGCGAGCCCGTCCGGCGGGGCGGCGGCGAGCTGGAGACCGAGGTGGCCGACCGGGCCGCGCCGCTGGTCCTGGAGCACGCGGCCAAGGTGCCCGAGGACGGCACGCTGGTCGTGGTCAGCCACGGCGGCACGATCCGCACCACCATCGGCCGGCTTCTCGGCCTCGCCCCGCACAGCTGGGAGAGCCTCGGCGGTCTGTCCAACTGCTGCTGGTCCGTCCTGGGGGAGGGCGCACGGGGCTGGCGGCTGCTGGAGCACAACGCCGGCACGCTCCCCGAGCCGGTCCTCGGCGACGACGACTGA
- the rsfS gene encoding ribosome silencing factor: MTATDRSIELVNAAAQAAADRLAHDIIAYDVSDVLSITDAFLLASAPNDRQVKSIVDEIEERLNKELGAKPVRREGDREARWVLLDYVDIVVHVQHSEERVFYALERLWKDCPELPLPEDAVKTRGKAAEHAELTGAEASGPDGRPGGETGGELR, encoded by the coding sequence GTGACCGCCACCGACCGATCCATCGAGCTTGTCAACGCCGCCGCCCAGGCGGCCGCCGACCGGCTCGCGCACGACATCATCGCGTACGACGTCAGCGACGTGCTGTCCATCACCGATGCCTTCCTGCTCGCCTCCGCGCCCAACGACCGCCAGGTCAAGTCGATCGTCGACGAGATCGAAGAGCGGCTGAACAAGGAGCTGGGCGCCAAGCCGGTGCGCCGCGAGGGCGACCGCGAGGCCCGCTGGGTCCTGCTCGACTACGTCGACATCGTCGTCCACGTGCAGCACAGCGAGGAGCGGGTCTTCTACGCGCTGGAGCGCCTGTGGAAGGACTGCCCCGAGCTGCCGCTCCCGGAGGACGCCGTGAAGACCCGCGGGAAGGCCGCCGAGCACGCCGAGCTCACCGGCGCCGAGGCTTCCGGCCCCGACGGGCGGCCCGGTGGGGAAACGGGCGGTGAGCTGCGCTGA